In one window of Enterobacteriaceae endosymbiont of Plateumaris rustica DNA:
- the grxD gene encoding Grx4 family monothiol glutaredoxin, giving the protein MKIFEKIKKQISNNPIILYMKGSPRNPKCGFSDKTVKILMSYKIKFVYINVLNNPDIRKYLPKYANWPTFPQLWVNGKLIGGYDILYNMYCNKELDNILIKNNN; this is encoded by the coding sequence ATGAAAATATTTGAAAAAATTAAAAAACAAATATCTAATAATCCTATTATTTTATATATGAAAGGATCACCTAGAAATCCAAAATGTGGTTTTTCAGATAAAACTGTAAAAATTTTAATGTCATATAAAATAAAATTTGTTTATATTAATGTTTTAAATAATCCAGATATAAGAAAATATTTACCTAAATATGCTAATTGGCCAACTTTTCCACAGTTATGGGTTAATGGAAAATTGATAGGAGGTTATGATATTCTATACAATATGTATTGTAATAAAGAATTAGATAATATTTTAATTAAAAATAATAATTAA
- the tsaB gene encoding tRNA (adenosine(37)-N6)-threonylcarbamoyltransferase complex dimerization subunit type 1 TsaB produces MYKNILVIDTSNKYCSVTIFKENKIFNIKKHCPNKHTKYIFLIINDILKNSKIILTDIDLLVYNSGPGNFSSMRVGITVIEGLSYSLNITKIGLSHLMMIAEEAWIQTGIKNIITTIKCNKVNIYFALYKKNKNGLWIGKNSECILDKNDLIKKISKLKGKWILVSHINEIFNHTTINLLNKNLQLQFIQNLSISSKSIINIIKILVLNNKKIYNNINYINNIF; encoded by the coding sequence ATGTATAAAAATATTTTAGTAATTGATACTTCTAATAAATATTGTTCTGTAACAATATTTAAAGAAAATAAAATTTTTAATATAAAAAAACATTGTCCTAATAAACATACAAAATATATATTTTTAATAATAAATGATATTTTAAAAAATTCGAAAATAATATTAACAGATATTGATTTATTAGTTTATAATTCAGGACCAGGAAATTTTTCTAGTATGAGAGTTGGTATTACAGTTATTGAAGGATTATCATATTCTTTAAATATTACTAAAATTGGATTATCACATTTAATGATGATAGCTGAAGAAGCATGGATACAAACCGGAATTAAAAATATTATAACAACAATTAAATGTAATAAAGTAAATATATATTTTGCTTTATATAAAAAAAATAAAAATGGATTATGGATTGGTAAAAATAGTGAATGTATATTAGATAAAAATGATTTAATTAAAAAAATATCAAAATTAAAAGGAAAATGGATATTAGTTTCTCATATTAATGAAATTTTTAATCATACAACAATAAATTTATTAAATAAAAATTTACAATTACAATTTATACAAAATTTATCTATATCATCTAAATCTATTATTAATATTATTAAAATTTTAGTATTAAATAATAAAAAAATATATAATAATATTAATTATATTAATAATATTTTTTAA
- the hisIE gene encoding bifunctional phosphoribosyl-AMP cyclohydrolase/phosphoribosyl-ATP diphosphatase HisIE, protein MNIDINKLSQLNWKKTHGLIPAIIQHKISGQILMHGFVNKEALQKTLELKKVTFFSRIKNRLWTKGETTGNFLYVNNIITDCDKDSLLILVNSVNKTCHLNVNSCFKNNIIPRYTFLYYLENLLEKRKNDKIKNSYTNALYKSGTKRISQKVGEEAIETILAANYNISQEIIDETSDLIYHLLVLLKNKNINFSDIIKNLQIRNKNKY, encoded by the coding sequence ATGAATATTGATATAAATAAGTTAAGTCAACTAAATTGGAAAAAAACACATGGATTAATACCAGCTATTATACAACATAAAATTTCTGGTCAAATATTAATGCATGGTTTTGTAAATAAAGAAGCTTTACAAAAAACACTAGAACTCAAAAAAGTTACTTTTTTTTCTCGTATAAAAAATCGTTTATGGACAAAAGGAGAAACAACTGGTAATTTTCTTTATGTTAATAACATTATTACAGATTGTGATAAAGATAGTCTATTAATTTTAGTAAATTCTGTAAATAAAACTTGTCATTTAAATGTTAATAGTTGTTTTAAAAATAATATAATACCTAGATATACTTTTTTATATTATTTAGAAAATTTATTAGAAAAAAGAAAAAACGACAAAATTAAAAATTCTTATACTAATGCTTTATATAAAAGTGGTACAAAAAGAATATCTCAAAAAGTTGGTGAAGAAGCTATAGAAACTATATTAGCTGCTAACTATAATATTTCTCAAGAAATTATCGATGAAACATCTGATTTAATATATCATTTATTAGTTTTATTAAAAAATAAAAACATTAATTTTAGTGATATTATTAAAAATTTACAAATAAGAAATAAAAATAAATATTAA
- the rnt gene encoding ribonuclease T has translation MNNPLKLDLLSYRFRGFYPVVIDIETSGFNPKDNAILEIGLITLKMNNGWLEKNEILHFHIIPFKGSYISAEALAFNKINIDSPLRGAVTENTAFNIIFNKIYNELKKNKCKKAVIVGHNANFDHSFIMEASKRIKLKCNNPFHHFITFDTTSMSGLLLGQTVLAKSCHALGISFDNNQAHSALYDTERTAELFCKLVNKWKQIGGWPPIIKYKN, from the coding sequence ATGAATAATCCATTAAAATTAGATTTATTATCTTATAGATTTAGAGGATTTTATCCTGTTGTTATTGATATAGAAACTTCAGGTTTCAATCCTAAAGACAATGCTATATTAGAAATAGGTTTAATTACTCTTAAAATGAATAATGGATGGTTAGAAAAAAATGAAATTTTACATTTTCATATTATTCCATTTAAAGGTTCATATATATCAGCTGAAGCTTTAGCTTTTAATAAAATTAATATAGATTCTCCTTTAAGAGGAGCTGTAACTGAAAATACGGCATTTAATATTATATTTAATAAAATTTATAATGAATTAAAAAAAAATAAATGCAAAAAAGCAGTAATTGTAGGACATAATGCTAATTTTGATCATAGTTTTATAATGGAAGCTTCAAAACGTATTAAATTAAAATGTAATAATCCATTTCATCATTTTATTACTTTCGATACAACATCTATGAGTGGATTATTATTAGGACAAACTGTATTGGCTAAATCTTGTCATGCTTTAGGTATATCTTTTGATAATAACCAAGCACATTCAGCATTATATGATACAGAACGAACAGCTGAATTATTTTGTAAATTAGTAAATAAATGGAAACAAATAGGGGGGTGGCCACCTATAATAAAATATAAAAATTAA
- the hisF gene encoding imidazole glycerol phosphate synthase subunit HisF, translating to MLAKRIIPCLDVYNEKVVKGVKFKNHKVIGDILSLAKKYSQDGADELVFYDITASIYNRSINKNWISQIAKIINIPFCVAGGIKSIDDASKILFLGAEKISINSPALENPNLITQLSKYFGKQCVVIGIDSWYNKKEKKYYVYKYTGDQKYTKITNWETSEWIKMVQKLGAGEIVLNMMNQDGVLNGYDLIQLKKMRKICKIPLIASGGAGCENHFYQIFNKDINVDGALAASVFHKNIINIQKLKNFLIKKNIEIRR from the coding sequence ATGTTAGCAAAAAGAATTATTCCATGTTTAGATGTATATAATGAAAAAGTAGTTAAAGGAGTCAAATTTAAAAATCATAAAGTTATTGGTGATATTTTAAGTTTAGCTAAAAAATATTCTCAAGATGGTGCAGATGAATTAGTATTTTATGATATTACAGCTTCTATTTACAATAGATCAATTAATAAAAATTGGATATCACAGATTGCAAAAATAATTAATATACCATTTTGTGTTGCAGGAGGAATTAAATCAATAGATGATGCATCAAAAATATTATTTTTAGGAGCTGAAAAAATATCTATTAATTCTCCTGCTTTAGAAAATCCAAATTTAATAACTCAATTATCTAAATATTTTGGTAAGCAATGTGTAGTTATAGGAATTGATTCATGGTATAATAAAAAAGAAAAAAAATATTATGTTTATAAATATACAGGAGATCAAAAATACACTAAAATTACAAATTGGGAAACATCAGAATGGATAAAAATGGTACAAAAATTAGGAGCTGGAGAAATTGTATTAAATATGATGAATCAAGATGGTGTATTAAATGGTTATGATTTAATTCAATTAAAAAAAATGAGAAAAATTTGTAAAATACCTTTAATTGCTTCAGGAGGTGCTGGATGTGAAAATCATTTTTATCAAATATTTAATAAAGATATTAATGTTGATGGAGCATTAGCAGCATCTGTATTTCATAAAAATATAATTAATATTCAAAAATTAAAAAATTTTTTAATAAAAAAAAATATAGAGATAAGAAGATGA
- the hslU gene encoding HslU--HslV peptidase ATPase subunit, which yields MSEMTPREIVDELNKFIIGQDSAKKAVAIALRNRWRRMQLDENLRQEITPKNILMIGPTGVGKTEIARRLAKLANAPFIKVEATKFTEVGYVGKEVDSIIRDLTDSAIKMIRMQEFKKNCYRAKEMAEERILDVLMPNYKIDWNKENNNILSNRQQLRKSLRNGELNNQEIEINLSTTPMGIEIMAPPGMEEMTSQLQSLFQNFSGSKQKKRKLTIKNAIRLLIEEEANKLVNNEEIKHRAIEAVEQHGIVFLDEIDKICRRSNNISSDISREGVQRDLLPLVEGCTVSTKHGMVKTDHILFIASGSFQTSKPSDLIPELQGRLPIRVELKALTTHDFERILTEPNASITVQYKALLATEKVNIIFTQDGIKRIAESAWKVNETTENIGARRLHTVLEHLMSDISYDASEYNDKSITIDKHYVSKHLDTLILNEDISRYIL from the coding sequence ATGTCTGAAATGACTCCACGTGAAATTGTTGATGAATTAAATAAATTCATTATAGGTCAAGATAGTGCAAAAAAAGCAGTAGCTATAGCATTAAGAAATCGTTGGCGACGAATGCAACTTGATGAAAATTTAAGGCAAGAAATTACTCCTAAAAATATTTTAATGATAGGACCAACTGGTGTTGGAAAAACAGAAATTGCTCGTCGTTTAGCAAAATTAGCTAATGCACCTTTTATTAAAGTTGAAGCAACAAAATTTACTGAAGTTGGTTATGTTGGTAAAGAAGTAGATTCTATTATTCGTGATTTAACAGATTCTGCTATTAAAATGATTCGTATGCAAGAATTTAAAAAAAATTGTTATAGAGCAAAAGAAATGGCTGAAGAACGTATTCTTGATGTACTCATGCCTAATTATAAAATTGATTGGAATAAAGAAAATAATAATATCTTATCTAATAGACAACAATTACGTAAAAGTTTAAGAAATGGTGAATTAAATAATCAAGAAATTGAAATTAATCTATCTACTACTCCTATGGGAATTGAAATAATGGCACCACCAGGAATGGAAGAAATGACTAGTCAATTACAATCATTATTTCAAAATTTTAGTGGTAGTAAACAAAAAAAACGTAAATTAACAATTAAAAATGCTATTAGATTATTAATAGAAGAAGAAGCAAATAAATTAGTTAATAATGAAGAAATAAAACATAGAGCTATAGAAGCAGTAGAACAACATGGAATTGTTTTTTTAGATGAAATAGATAAAATTTGTAGAAGAAGTAATAATATATCTTCTGATATTTCTAGAGAGGGTGTACAACGTGATTTATTACCTTTAGTTGAAGGATGTACAGTATCAACAAAACATGGAATGGTAAAAACAGATCATATATTATTTATTGCTTCAGGATCTTTTCAAACATCTAAACCTTCGGATTTAATTCCTGAATTACAAGGTAGATTGCCTATTAGAGTTGAATTAAAAGCATTAACTACTCATGATTTTGAGAGAATTTTAACAGAACCAAATGCATCTATAACAGTTCAATATAAAGCATTATTAGCTACTGAAAAAGTAAATATTATTTTTACACAAGATGGTATTAAACGTATAGCTGAATCTGCTTGGAAAGTAAATGAAACTACAGAAAATATAGGAGCTAGAAGATTACACACTGTTTTAGAACATTTGATGTCTGATATTTCTTATGATGCTAGTGAATACAATGATAAATCTATTACTATAGATAAACATTATGTTAGTAAACATCTAGATACATTAATTTTAAATGAAGATATTAGTAGATATATATTATAA
- the hisA gene encoding 1-(5-phosphoribosyl)-5-[(5-phosphoribosylamino)methylideneamino]imidazole-4-carboxamide isomerase codes for MIIPAIDLINGKVVRLLKGKFDSKHEYFFNPLFYINHYINNGAKKIHIVDLDGAKNPKKKQISLFKNILSNIKIPLQIGGGIREQKDIDFLFNLSSISQIIIGSSAIQNFRKVKKWFKIYSPDKIILAFDIKIDVNKQKIIFINGWQNNSDVNLELIMKKFINIGLKNVLCTDISRDGTMLGPNIDLYNDITKKYPNISFQASGGIHSLNDINNLKHSGVKDIIIGKAFLENKFTFKEANSC; via the coding sequence ATGATAATTCCAGCAATAGATTTAATAAATGGGAAAGTTGTAAGATTATTAAAAGGAAAATTTGATTCTAAACATGAATATTTTTTTAATCCCTTATTTTATATAAATCATTATATTAATAATGGAGCAAAAAAAATACATATAGTAGATTTAGATGGTGCTAAAAATCCCAAAAAAAAACAAATTAGTTTATTTAAAAATATATTATCTAATATTAAAATACCATTGCAGATAGGTGGTGGTATTAGAGAACAAAAAGATATTGACTTTTTATTTAATTTATCATCTATATCACAAATTATTATAGGATCTTCTGCAATTCAAAATTTTAGAAAGGTAAAAAAATGGTTTAAAATATATAGTCCTGATAAAATTATTTTAGCTTTTGATATAAAAATTGATGTCAATAAACAAAAAATAATATTTATTAATGGATGGCAAAATAATAGTGATGTTAATTTAGAATTAATAATGAAAAAATTTATTAATATTGGATTAAAAAATGTTTTATGTACTGATATTTCTAGAGATGGTACTATGTTAGGTCCTAATATAGACTTATATAATGATATTACTAAAAAATATCCTAACATATCTTTTCAGGCATCAGGTGGTATTCATTCTCTAAATGATATAAATAATTTAAAACATAGTGGTGTAAAAGATATTATTATAGGTAAAGCATTTTTAGAAAATAAATTTACTTTTAAAGAGGCTAATTCATGTTAG
- the hslV gene encoding ATP-dependent protease subunit HslV, with product MTTIVSVRKNGYVVIGGDGQATLGNIIMKGNVKKIRKLYNDKVIAGFAGGTADAFTLFELFEQKLEMYQGNLTKSAVELAKDWRTDRLLRKLEALLVIVDKITSLIITGSGDVVQPENDIVAIGSGGPYAQASAKALFENTNLSAYEIVKKSLNIAGDICIYTNHNFTIEKLLSK from the coding sequence ATGACAACTATTGTTAGTGTAAGAAAAAATGGATATGTTGTTATTGGTGGTGATGGACAAGCTACTCTTGGAAATATAATAATGAAAGGAAATGTGAAAAAAATTCGCAAGTTATATAATGATAAAGTAATAGCTGGTTTTGCAGGAGGTACTGCTGATGCTTTTACTTTATTTGAATTATTTGAACAAAAATTAGAAATGTATCAAGGTAATTTAACAAAATCAGCAGTAGAATTAGCAAAAGATTGGAGAACAGATCGTTTACTTCGTAAATTAGAAGCATTATTAGTTATTGTAGATAAAATAACTTCACTAATAATTACAGGAAGTGGAGATGTTGTTCAACCTGAAAATGATATAGTTGCAATAGGTTCTGGAGGTCCATATGCACAAGCATCTGCAAAAGCTTTATTTGAAAATACTAATTTAAGTGCATATGAGATAGTAAAAAAATCATTGAATATAGCAGGAGATATTTGTATATATACTAATCATAATTTTACTATTGAAAAATTATTATCTAAATAA